In one Chionomys nivalis chromosome 13, mChiNiv1.1, whole genome shotgun sequence genomic region, the following are encoded:
- the LOC130885706 gene encoding vomeronasal type-1 receptor 4-like, whose product MLWKFIKQIVFLFMTVFGTLGNISVSVNYMRTWCGGPEKKPIDLILIHLTFTNIIMLLAKGLPKPMAAFGLRNFLDDIGCKIIVYLERVARGLSICTSSLLTVVQAIIISPRSSGWRRLRPQSAWHILPFFLFFWILNALISVNLIDSITSTSLNISQFKSENNYCYFMQKSQKTKWIILPLMVLRDAVFQGAMGGASGYMVLLLHKHHQHVLYLQNSKLLYRTPPELRAAQSVLLLMLCFVFFYWADCAFSLFLSLSSVDNSLMVNIQKFLALGYATFSPIVLIHRERLLPDCWHAQWEKLRKCLLYFSIR is encoded by the coding sequence ATGCTTTGGAAATTTATTAAGCAAATAGTTTTCCTCTTCATGACTGTGTTTGGCACTCTGGggaacatttctgtttctgtgaattaTATGCGCACTTGGTGCGGAGGGCCTGAGAAGAAACCCATCGACCTTATTCTCATCCACTTGACTTTCACAAACATCATAATGCTTCTTGCCAAAGGATTGCCAAAGCCAATGGCAGCTTTTGGTTTGAGAAACTTCCTAGATGACATAGGATGTAAGATCATTGTTTACTTGGAGAGGGTGGCCCGTGGACTCTCCATCTGCACCAGCAGTCTCCTCACTGTGGTCCAGGCCATCATCATCAGTCCCAGATCATCTGGATGGAGAAGGCTCAGACCACAGTCTGCATGGCACAtccttccattctttttattcttttggatACTCAATGCTTTAATAAGTGTGAACCTAATCGATTCCATCACAAGTACTAGTCTGAATATATCACAGTTTAAGAGTGAAAACAACTATTGTTATTTTATGcaaaaaagtcagaaaacaaaatggattATTCTCCCTCTCATGGTCCTGAGAGATGCTGTGTTTCAGGGAGCAATGGGAGGTGCCAGTGGCTACATGGTACTTCTTCTCCACAAGCACCACCAGCATGTCCTCTACCTTCAGAACTCCAAGCTTCTGTACAGAACTCCCCCTGAGCTGAGAGCTGCTCAGAGTGTCCTCCTTCtgatgctctgttttgttttcttctattgggCTGACTGtgctttttctctatttttaagtCTCTCTTCAGTGGACAATTCCTTGATggtaaatattcaaaaatttctGGCCCTTGGTTATGCAACTTTTAGCCCCATTGTGTTGATTCACAGGGAAAGGCTTCTGCCTGATTGTTGGCATGCTCAGTGGgaaaaattgagaaaatgtctcctttatttttctattagatGA